In the Hordeum vulgare subsp. vulgare chromosome 7H, MorexV3_pseudomolecules_assembly, whole genome shotgun sequence genome, one interval contains:
- the LOC123413100 gene encoding uncharacterized protein LOC123413100 encodes MPRRKVPMRLIESARARAETRARRAKGLQKKASELATLCAVPVALVCAGPGALPLVWESEEGVLERYRRAVPADTRARHTHRSFVETELGKERAKLARVQHGCPGALADWDAALNDMTLDEARGLLETIDAALRATEDRMEALGIPADGGHAPLKGSSHDALMPQQLGHGGGSPVDMDAAGFHQLQMVPFQAGNNEGLLEQFSWDDPFHTQQGCGGFQCVGGNEMLSLGLANADYNCSAGGDEMLSLGLANADYNCSAGGDEMLAPGFTNADYNYSAGGDKMLAPGFVNADYNYSAGGAGMLALGLANADYNYSGSGDEMLALGLANADYNYSGSGDEMLASGFFANADYDWTDLTMWAADELCDAAMPLGCYTDFADGTLPPDYSAQAVTSGDYVNTPPSGGYGYPMAMGVGDNFTDSNYTAHWQFQRLDTSSMLLGEMQT; translated from the coding sequence ATGCCGCGCCGCAAGGTCCCCATGAGGCTGATCGAGAGCGCGCGGGCGCGCGCCGAGACGCGCGCCAGGAGGGCCAAGGGGCTGCAGAAGAAGGCGTCGGAGCTCGCCACGCTCTGCGCCGTCCCGGTCGCGCTCGTCTGCGCCGGCCCGGGGGCTCTGCCGCTCGTGTGGGAGTCGGAGGAGGGCGTGCTCGAAAGGTACCGCCGCGCCGTCCCGGCGGACACCCGCGCGCGGCACACGCACCGGAGCTTCGTGGAGACGGAGCTGGGCAAGGAGCGGGCCAAGCTCGCCCGGGTGCAGCACGGCTGCCCCGGCGCGCTCGCTGACTGGGACGCCGCGCTCAACGACATGACGCTGGACGAGGCGCGGGGGCTGCTTGAGACCATCGACGCGGCGCTGCGGGCCACGGAGGACAGGATGGAGGCGCTGGGCATACCTGCCGACGGCGGCCACGCCCCGCTCAAGGGTTCTTCGCACGACGCCCTCATGCCGCAGCAGCTCGGGCACGGTGGCGGCAGCCCCGTGGACATGGACGCTGCCGGCTTCCACCAGCTGCAGATGGTGCCGTTCCAAGCTGGGAATAACGAGGGCCTGCTCGAGCAATTCTCATGGGACGATCCATTCCACACGCAGCAAGGGTGCGGCGGCTTCCAATGCGTCGGCGGCAACGAGATGCTCTCGCTAGGCCTCGCCAATGCCGACTACAACTGCTCGGCCGGCGGCGACGAGATGCTCTCGCTAGGCCTCGCCAATGCCGACTACAACTGCTCGGCCGGAGGCGACGAGATGCTCGCGCCGGGATTCACCAATGCTGACTACAACTACTCGGCCGGCGGCGACAAGATGCTCGCGCCGGGCTTCGTCAATGCTGACTACAACTACTCGGCCGGCGGCGCCGGGATGCTCGCGCTAGGCCTCGCCAATGCTGACTACAACTACTCGGGCAGTGGCGACGAGATGCTCGCGCTAGGCCTCGCCAACGCTGACTACAACTACTCGGGCAGCGGCGACGAGATGCTCGCGTCTGGCTTCTTCGCCAATGCTGACTACGACTGGACTGATCTGACCATGTGGGCCGCCGACGAGTTGTGCGATGCAGCCATGCCACTTGGGTGCTACACTGACTTCGCCGACGGTACTCTGCCGCCCGATTACTCCGCTCAGGCCGTCACCAGCGGGGACTACGTCAACACACCACCATCTGGCGGGTACGGGTACCCCATGGCCATGGGCGTGGGCGACAACTTCACTGACAGCAACTACACGGCGCACTGGCAGTTCCAGCGCTTGGACACAAGCAGCATGTTGCTAGGGGAAATGCAGACGTAG